In one window of Bombus fervidus isolate BK054 chromosome 4, iyBomFerv1, whole genome shotgun sequence DNA:
- the LOC139986901 gene encoding uncharacterized protein — protein MAKRKSLNKRRSRYSSAILNSDTDIFGDEYPYWWKRLEDTSLEQLSTDSKIFNQTSRHLDSNSQIETSQVTGEWWKILDVSSIPNSPKINKDIVEKTNNALMSESEEELEIAKSKHHLRSKTRKSKDNIFLNVLNDSVTTKSDVKKENDNVITSESEEEPEIAKKRYPLLSKAKQSKDNIFLNVLDDSMTTTSEVTQKNNNVVTSESEGEPEIVKRKFPLRSKAIESKHNTSSNILNDFIITKSDVKKKNNNVVTPESEGGSKIAKKKNLLHLRAKRSKGNIFLNVLNDSMTTRSEVIKKNSNIVTSTSEEEPEIAKSKHHLRSKAKESKDNIFLNVLNDSVTTKSAVKNKSNDIITSESDEEPKIAKKRYPLRSKEKQNRGNIFLNVLDDSMTTTSEVTQKNNNVVTSESEGEPEIAKRKFRLRSKAIESKDNIFSNLLNDSVRSKSGTIHETNNVPILESEEPKSAKGKHLSRSKAIESKDNIFSNLLNDSVRSKSGTIHETNNVPILESEEPKSAKGKHLSRSKVTGSKDNIASNILNDSVTTKSGIAQKTNNILMLESEEPKSAKGKHLSRSKVTGSKDNIFSNVLNDSATAKLEVMQRTGGKSSKSNSASNSGTVANVEQLNKIQGYSLNRSQKTDDILKLKSNVSKNKDNELQMTTNYLVPAVTETSVSSETESNRFVLNFEDDSIHFAIPKAQSTILEGGNLSVHSSTKESNNSEAYHKTLKWKSKLLTNHNKNAKKNLFETVLEDEESTIKVQGNATADGIAERSLKSSKVSEALHLSRLPSSPSKKAISSPSRHSTVAKTCTNTRSDEPKGQTSIRQFLTSDETLPISRKFWDKEKVDGIKRELERVKEREIARMKMDRKKQEIRKKLPSQEGKIKEIEKKTKSTLQKQRPIKQVHKAFLVNGRAYRAPRLPRPQHWITDRLYKYLWKRMEPRFKLETRVVSEKFIHQLSSVTTLIAKRKSYLNYKAELHALMKEMARLDIIRTRNDFYNFCHDFFPYELRVKTVPMLLPGNKRNIPYDADKLHKPLLVP, from the exons atggcTAAACGAAAAAGTTTAAACAAACGTCGGTCTAGATACAGTTCTGCTATTTTAAATTCCGATACGGATATTTTTGGTGATG AATATCCATACTGGTGGAAAAGATTGGAAGACACCTCGTTAGAGCAACTATCAACTGActcgaaaatttttaatcaaactaGTCGTCATTTAGATTCTAATTCACAAATAGAAACAAGTCAGGTTACAGGTGAATGGTGGAAAATATTAGATGTTTCAAGTATTCCAAATTCTCCCAAAATAAACAAAGATATCGTAGAAAAAA cTAACAATGCACTGATGTCGGAATCTGAAGAAGAACTTGAAATTGCAAAAAGCAAACATCATTTGCGTTCGAAGACAAGAAAAAGCAaggataatatttttttgaacgTTTTAAACGATTCTGTAACAACCAAGTCAgacgttaaaaaggaaaatgataATGTAATAACGTCGGAATCCGAGGAAGAACCggaaattgcaaaaaaaaGATATCCTCTGCTTTCAAAAGCGAAACAAAgcaaagataatatttttttgaacgTTTTAGACGATTCTATGACAACTACGTCGGAAGTTAcacagaaaaataataatgtagtAACGTCGGAATCTGAAGGAGAACCTGAAATTGTAAAAAGGAAATTTCCCTTGCGTTCTAAGGCAATAGAAAGCAAACATAATACTTCCTCGAATATCTTAAACGATTTTATAATAACTAAGTCAgatgttaaaaagaaaaataataatgtagtCACGCCAGAATCCGAGGGAGGAtctaaaattgcaaaaaagaaaaatcttttgCATTTAAGGGCAAAAAGAAGCAAAGGTAATATTTTCTTGAATGTCTTAAATGATTCTATGACAACTAGGTCAGAagttataaagaaaaatagtaatataGTAACGTCGACATCTGAAGAAGAGCCTGAAATTGCGAAAAGCAAACACCATTTGCGTTCAAAGGCAAAAGAAAgcaaagataatatttttttgaacgTTTTAAACGATTCTGTAACAACGAAGTCAGCCGTTAAAAACAAAAGTAATGATATAATAACGTCGGAATCCGATGAAGAACcgaaaattgcaaaaaagaGATATCCTCTGCGTTCAAAGGAAAAACAAAACAGaggtaatatttttttgaacgTTTTAGACGATTCTATGACAACTACGTCGGAAGTTAcacagaaaaataataatgtagtAACGTCGGAATCTGAAGGAGAACCTGAAATTGCAAAAAGGAAATTTCGCTTGCGTTCTAAGGCAATAGAAAgcaaagataatattttttcgaatcTATTGAACGATTCTGTAAGAAGTAAGTCAGGAACTATACACGAGACTAATAATGTACCAATCTTGGAATCCGAAGAACCTAAAAGTGCAAAAGGAAAACATCTTTCGCGTTCTAAGGCAATAGAAAgcaaagataatattttttcgaatcTATTAAACGATTCTGTAAGAAGTAAGTCAGGAACTATACATGAGACTAATAATGTACCAATCTTGGAATCCGAAGAACCTAAAAGTGCAAAAGGAAAACATCTTTCGCGTTCTAAGGTAACAGGAAGCAAAGATAATATTGCTTCGAATATATTAAACGATTCTGTAACAACTAAGTCAGGAATTGCACAGAAGACTAACAATATACTAATGTTGGAATCTGAAGAACCTAAAAGTGCAAAAGGAAAACATCTTTCCCGTTCTAAGGTAACAGGAAgcaaagataatattttttcaaatgttttaaatgATTCTGCGACAGCTAAGTTAGAAGTTATGCAGAGAACTGGAGGAAAAAGTTCTAAGAGTAATTCTGCATCAAATAGTGGAACAGTTGCTAACGTcgaacaattaaataaaatacaaggaTATAGTTTGAATCGCAGTCAAAAGACtgatgatattttaaaattaaagtcTAATGTTTCAAAGAATAAAGATAATGAATTACAAATGACAACAAACTACTTAGTTCCTGCAGTAACCGAAACATCAGTTTCCAGCGAAACAGAGTCAAATAGGTTCGTATTAAATTTTGAGGATGATTCTATACATTTTGCGATACCAAAAGCACAGAGTACAATACTCGAAGGTGGTAATTTGTCTGTACATAGTAGCACTAAGGAAAGCAATAACAGTGAGGCGTAccataaaacattaaaatggAAATCAAAGTTGTTAACAAATCATAATAAGAATGcaaagaagaatttatttgaaactgTACTCGAAGACGAAGAAAGTACTATTAAAGTACAAGGAAATGCAACAGCCGATGGAATAGCAGAACGTTCGCTGAAATCATCAAAGGTCTCTGAAGCACTACATCTTTCTCGATTGCCGTCTTCTCCTTCCAAAAAAGCAATTTCGTCTCCTTCGCGACATTCAACGGTGGCCAAAACGTGTACAAACACGCGTAGCGACGAGCCAAAAGGCCAGACAAGCATCAGGCAGTTTCTGACGTCGGACGAAACATTGCCGATATCGCGAAAGTTTTGGGATAAAGAGAAAGTAGATGGAATAAAACGAGAATTAGAGAGGGTGAAGGAACGAGAAATAGCTCGTATGAAAATGGATAGGAAGAAGCAGGAAATTCGAAAGAAGTTGCCTTCGCaggaaggaaaaataaaggaaatcgAAAAAAAGACCAAGTCGACGTTGCAGAAGCAACGTCCTATTAAACAAGTCCATAAGGCTTTTTTGGTTAACGGGCGAGCGTACAGAGCCCCTCGGCTTCCCCGTCCTCAACACTGGATTACCGATcgtctttataaatatttgtggaAGCGTATGGAACCGAGATTCAAGTTGGAAACTAGAGTGGtttctgaaaaatttataCATCAGTTGTCGAGTGTAACAACGTTGATCGCCAAACGTAAATCATACTTGAATTATAAAGCTGAATTGCACGCGTTAATGAAAGAAATGGCACGGCTCGATATTATTCGTACTCGAAacgatttttacaatttttgtcATGATTTCTTTCCCTATGAGCTTCGCGTTAAAACAGTGCCAATGTTATTACCTGGAAACAAGAGAAATATACCATACGATGCGGACAAACTGCACAAACCTCTTCTAGTCCCTTGA
- the Tram gene encoding translocating chain-associated membrane protein 1: MVAVKGRKNPNKNPPIFSHEFVIQNHGDIVSCMALIIVMGLLMQVTAPWTYTFIAIHYNTTSDIEDPTIPMKYTTGWKDACAVFFSLLITIVMHAVFQDYVFDKISKRLHLSKVKVTKFNESSQLVLFYILSLIWGIDIIIREDLLLNITLLWKEYPVPMSFSSKLFFICQLAYWVHCYPELYFQRIKKEDIPPRVVQATIGFFSTLAVYIFNFQHVGILLLVSHYIGDAMLHGARLVHFVVKKENVTKMAFLVANSMYVFVRVVTLTIATLVFLYGLGQVESVFNLATGNFNIPVVRFTALTYIIIFQTYLSYVFISRQLKRARENVVPVQATVKSKQKPRKKEGKKSAMSEDDDLPEVDQATKKNLRSRSSVKAK; the protein is encoded by the exons ATGGTTGCAGTAAAAGGCCGCaaaaatccaaataaaaatCCTCCTATATTCAGTCATGAATTCGTTATTCAAAATCATGGAGATATTGTTTCTTGTATGGCTTTGATCATCGTAATGGGTTTACTGATGCAG GTAACGGCACCATGGACATATACGTTTATTGCTATTCATTACAATACAACTTCAGACATTGAAGATCCGACTATACCAATGAAATATACTACTGGTTGGAAAGATGCATGCGCtgtatttttctctctcttgaTAACAATTGTAATGCACGCCGTATTTCAAGATTATGTTTTTGAT aaaatttcaaaacgtcTACATCTTAGTAAAGTAAAAGTTACTAAATTTAACGAATCCAGTCaacttgttttattttatatactgtcTCTTATATGGGGTATAGACATAATTATCAG AGAGGACTTGTTATTAAACATAACATTATTGTGGAAGGAATATCCTGTGCCAATGTCTTTTTCCTCGAAACTGTTCTTTATTTGCCAGCTTGCTTATTGGGTGCATTGTTATcctgaattatattttcaaagaataaagaaGGAAGATATACCTCCTCGAGTTGTACAAGCAACTATTGGATTCTTTTCCACTCTTGCAGTTTATATCTTTAA TTTCCAGCACGTAGGAATCTTATTATTAGTTTCACATTACATAGGAGATGCTATGCTTCATGGAGCTAGGCTTGTACATTTtgtcgttaaaaaagaaaatgtgacAAAAA tGGCATTCCTCGTTGCTAACTCGATGTATGTTTTCGTACGCGTTGTAACGTTGACTATTGCAACGTTAGTATTTCTGTATGGTTTAGGCCAAGTTGAAAGTGTATTCAATTTAGCAActggaaattttaatattccagTCGTAAGATTTACAGCTTTGACCTATATCATTATCTTCCAAACGTACCTttcttatgtatttatttcgaGGCAACTTAAGCGTGCCCGTGAAAATGTAGTTCCTGTACAAGCAACAGTGAAATCAAAACAAAAGccaaggaaaaaagaag GAAAAAAGTCTGCCATGTCCGAGGATGACGATTTGCCAGAAGTTGACCAAGCGACTAAGAAAAATCTTAGATCTCGTTCATCTGTGAAagctaaataa